Proteins encoded within one genomic window of Actinoplanes octamycinicus:
- a CDS encoding pyrimidine reductase family protein, with the protein MSTLPADRDGLVARYPRHDRPVLRVNFIASADGAVTVDGLSAGLQGPGDKEVFDTLRMVCDALVVAAGTVRAERYDALRLTADARAWRRERGLPEFPLMVIVSRSLDLDPAQLVFADAPVRPIVLTCRAAPASPIAEVAEVVAVGDERVDLAAGVRLLHRRGATQLLCEGGPALLGSMVAADLVDELCLTMAPLLVGGRAGRIATGPPAPPRPMSLRHALTRDDMLFLRYARSR; encoded by the coding sequence GTGAGCACGCTGCCGGCGGACCGGGACGGGCTGGTCGCCCGCTATCCGCGGCACGACCGGCCGGTGCTGCGGGTCAACTTCATCGCCAGCGCCGACGGGGCGGTCACCGTCGACGGCCTCTCCGCCGGCCTGCAGGGGCCCGGTGACAAGGAGGTCTTCGACACCCTGCGGATGGTCTGCGACGCCCTCGTCGTGGCGGCCGGCACGGTGCGCGCGGAGCGTTACGACGCGCTGCGGCTGACCGCCGACGCGCGTGCCTGGCGGCGGGAGCGGGGGCTGCCGGAGTTCCCGCTCATGGTGATCGTCTCCCGGTCGCTGGACCTGGACCCGGCGCAGCTGGTCTTCGCGGACGCGCCGGTCCGGCCGATCGTGCTGACCTGCCGGGCCGCGCCGGCCTCGCCGATCGCCGAGGTGGCCGAGGTGGTCGCGGTCGGCGACGAGCGGGTCGACCTGGCCGCCGGGGTGCGGCTGCTGCACCGGCGCGGGGCCACCCAGCTGCTCTGCGAGGGCGGCCCGGCGCTGCTCGGCTCGATGGTCGCGGCGGATCTGGTCGACGAGTTGTGCCTGACCATGGCGCCGCTGCTGGTCGGCGGCCGGGCCGGCCGGATCGCCACCGGTCCGCCGGCACCGCCTCGGCCGATGTCGCTGCGGCACGCACTGACCCGGGACGACATGCTGTTCCTCAGGTACGCCCGGAGCCGCTGA
- a CDS encoding exonuclease SbcCD subunit D — translation MRILHTSDWHVGKVLKGRNRHEEHIKVLAQVVEIARAEKPDLVIVAGDLYDTAAPTADATRLVTRALSALRKTGARVVAIGGNHDNGQALDALRPWADAAGIELRGSVRDSLGDLLIEGTTEGGERWRLIALPFLSQRYAVRAAEMYELTEAEANQTYADLMARLIGKLSESFAEPGVVNLITAHLTMVGASTGGGEREAHTIMGYAVPSTIFPQNTHYVALGHLHRSQRVIGPCPVRYSGSPLAIDFGEEENVCSVAIVEVGVDKAAQVRDVPVTSALTLRTVRGTLDQLATVNLPDAWLRVLVREAPRPGLREDVQELLPNALEVRIDPDMLPDRAGARSAERAGRSPRELFGDYLDSRGNAEEGVRELFDELYDEVSSNQ, via the coding sequence ATGCGCATCCTGCACACCTCCGACTGGCACGTCGGAAAGGTTCTCAAGGGCCGCAACCGGCACGAGGAGCACATCAAGGTGCTCGCCCAGGTGGTGGAGATCGCCCGGGCGGAGAAACCCGACCTGGTGATCGTCGCCGGTGACCTCTACGACACGGCCGCGCCGACCGCGGATGCCACCCGCCTGGTCACCCGGGCGCTCTCGGCGCTGCGGAAAACCGGTGCCCGGGTGGTGGCGATCGGCGGCAACCACGACAACGGCCAGGCCCTGGACGCGCTGCGGCCGTGGGCCGACGCGGCCGGCATCGAGTTGCGCGGCTCGGTCCGGGACAGCCTCGGCGACCTGCTGATCGAGGGCACCACCGAGGGCGGCGAGCGGTGGCGCCTGATCGCGCTGCCGTTCCTCTCCCAGCGGTACGCGGTCCGGGCCGCCGAGATGTACGAGCTCACCGAGGCCGAGGCGAACCAGACGTACGCCGATCTGATGGCCCGCCTGATCGGCAAGCTGAGCGAGTCGTTCGCCGAGCCCGGCGTGGTCAATCTGATCACCGCGCACCTGACCATGGTCGGGGCGAGCACCGGCGGCGGCGAGCGCGAGGCGCACACCATCATGGGCTACGCGGTGCCCTCCACGATCTTCCCGCAGAACACGCACTACGTCGCGCTCGGTCACCTGCACCGGTCGCAGCGGGTGATCGGCCCGTGCCCGGTCCGCTATTCCGGCAGCCCGCTCGCCATCGACTTCGGCGAGGAGGAGAACGTCTGCTCGGTGGCGATCGTCGAGGTCGGGGTGGACAAGGCGGCTCAGGTCCGGGACGTGCCGGTGACCTCGGCGCTCACCCTGCGCACCGTCCGGGGCACGCTGGACCAGCTCGCCACGGTGAACCTTCCGGACGCCTGGCTGCGTGTCCTGGTGCGCGAGGCGCCCCGCCCCGGCCTGCGCGAGGACGTGCAGGAGCTGCTGCCGAACGCTCTGGAGGTCCGCATCGACCCGGACATGCTGCCCGACCGCGCGGGCGCCCGCTCGGCGGAACGCGCCGGCCGCTCCCCCCGCGAGCTGTTCGGCGACTACCTGGACAGTCGCGGCAACGCCGAGGAGGGCGTCCGCGAGCTCTTCGACGAGCTGTACGACGAGGTGAGCAGCAACCAATGA
- a CDS encoding ATP-binding protein → MIGVSDETGPVRGGKQSDNPDLNPVGRVLGTADATPLQFWTAVAPGSYLQLDDVVVTQRELPDREPVTIAGVVTQVRARHEGAQFDSDVFAIADGTLPAMVQEAAEITTTRVDPELYVPPAPGAVVHRASGADRDAALHFDRMERRVPMGTGRDGVPVFLNADFLDGTRGAHVSISGISGVATKTSFATFLLYSVFRSGQLGADGANARALIFNVKGEDLLFLDHPNTKLDEQTRAYYKLLDLPDSPFTDVRVYAPPRAGDPSGAPDVSGRLTGVDAFYWTLDEFCSAKLLPYVFADADDERQQYTMVVHSVTAHLHRFAVPAEGGISIDGRRIGSYGDLVDHIVDQLTDDETRSIWAGSAINMGTVNAFARRLIGSKRDLSRLIRGDLAQRRPHQIKTADSAQVTVVDLHNLPDRAQRFVVGVTLKSEFEEKEKSGTGRPLLFVVLDELNKYAPREGSSPIKEVLLDIAERGRSLGVILIGAQQTASEVERRIVTNSAIRVVGRLDPAEASRPEYGFLPPAMRQRALLARPGTMFVNQPDIPVPLCVEFPFPAWATRKSESGPPPAESLRSIVQSADPFAVIGGRAGSADDDIPF, encoded by the coding sequence ATGATCGGCGTGTCTGACGAAACTGGGCCCGTCCGCGGCGGAAAACAGAGTGACAACCCGGACTTGAACCCGGTCGGGCGGGTGCTGGGTACCGCGGATGCCACCCCGCTGCAGTTCTGGACGGCCGTCGCCCCGGGCAGCTACCTGCAGCTCGACGACGTCGTGGTGACCCAGCGTGAGCTGCCGGACCGCGAGCCGGTGACGATCGCCGGGGTGGTCACCCAGGTCCGGGCCCGGCACGAGGGCGCGCAGTTCGACTCGGACGTGTTCGCCATCGCCGACGGCACGCTGCCGGCCATGGTCCAGGAGGCGGCCGAGATCACCACCACCCGGGTCGATCCGGAGCTCTACGTGCCGCCGGCCCCGGGCGCGGTCGTGCACCGGGCCTCCGGCGCGGACCGCGACGCCGCCCTGCACTTCGACCGGATGGAGCGCCGGGTCCCGATGGGCACCGGCCGCGACGGCGTCCCGGTCTTCCTGAACGCGGACTTTCTCGACGGCACCCGCGGCGCGCACGTCTCGATCTCCGGCATCTCCGGCGTGGCCACCAAGACCAGTTTCGCCACGTTCCTGCTCTACTCGGTGTTCCGTTCCGGCCAGCTGGGCGCCGACGGGGCGAACGCACGGGCGCTGATCTTCAACGTCAAGGGTGAGGACCTGCTCTTCCTCGACCACCCGAACACGAAGCTGGACGAGCAGACCCGGGCCTATTACAAACTGCTCGACCTGCCGGACAGCCCGTTCACCGACGTCCGGGTCTACGCTCCGCCGCGGGCCGGCGACCCGTCCGGTGCCCCGGACGTGAGCGGCCGGCTGACCGGGGTGGACGCGTTCTACTGGACGCTCGACGAGTTCTGCTCGGCCAAGCTGCTGCCCTACGTCTTCGCCGACGCCGACGACGAGCGCCAGCAGTACACGATGGTGGTCCACTCGGTCACCGCCCACCTGCACCGGTTCGCGGTCCCGGCCGAGGGCGGGATCAGCATCGACGGCCGCCGGATCGGGTCCTACGGCGACCTGGTCGACCACATCGTCGATCAGCTCACCGACGACGAGACCCGGTCGATCTGGGCCGGCAGCGCGATCAACATGGGCACCGTGAACGCGTTCGCCCGCCGGCTGATCGGCAGCAAGCGCGACCTGTCCCGGCTGATCCGCGGTGACCTGGCGCAGCGCCGCCCGCACCAGATCAAGACCGCGGACAGCGCCCAGGTCACCGTGGTCGACCTGCACAACCTGCCGGACCGGGCGCAGCGGTTCGTGGTCGGCGTGACGCTGAAGAGCGAGTTCGAGGAGAAGGAGAAGTCCGGCACCGGCCGCCCGCTGCTCTTCGTGGTCCTCGACGAGCTGAACAAGTACGCGCCTCGCGAGGGCTCCTCCCCGATCAAGGAGGTGCTGCTGGACATCGCCGAGCGCGGCCGCTCGCTGGGCGTGATCCTGATCGGCGCGCAGCAGACCGCCAGCGAGGTGGAGCGGCGGATCGTCACCAACTCGGCGATCCGGGTGGTCGGCCGGCTCGACCCGGCCGAGGCCTCCCGCCCGGAGTACGGCTTCCTGCCCCCGGCCATGCGCCAGCGCGCGCTGCTGGCCCGGCCGGGCACCATGTTCGTCAACCAGCCGGACATCCCGGTCCCGCTCTGCGTGGAGTTCCCGTTCCCGGCGTGGGCCACCCGCAAGTCGGAGTCCGGTCCCCCGCCGGCCGAGTCGCTCCGCTCGATCGTGCAGTCCGCCGACCCGTTCGCGGTGATCGGCGGGCGGGCCGGATCGGCCGACGACGACATCCCGTTCTAG
- the bioB gene encoding biotin synthase BioB, with translation MPQILDRARARVLADGVGLDQAEILEILQLPDEDLPELLQLAHDVRMKWCGPEVEVEGIVSLKTGGCPEDCHFCSQSGLFASPVRAVWLDIPSLVEAARQTAATGASEFCIVAAVRGPDQRLMDQMRQGVKAIKEAVDIQVAASLGMLTQEQVDDLVDMGVHRYNHNLETCKSYFPNVVTTHSWEERWSTLTMVRESGMEVCCGGILGLGETVEQRAEFAAQLAELDPHEVPLNFLNPRPGTPLGDRPVVEGKDALRAIAAFRLAMPKTILRYAGGREITLGDLGTREGLLGGINAVIVGNYLTTLGRPATADLELLQDLKMPVKSLSATF, from the coding sequence ATGCCTCAGATCCTCGACCGGGCACGTGCCCGGGTCCTCGCCGACGGGGTCGGCCTCGACCAGGCCGAGATCCTGGAGATCCTGCAGCTGCCCGACGAGGACCTGCCCGAGCTCCTCCAGCTCGCCCACGACGTGCGGATGAAGTGGTGCGGTCCGGAGGTCGAGGTCGAGGGGATCGTCTCGCTGAAGACCGGCGGCTGCCCGGAGGACTGCCACTTCTGCTCCCAGTCGGGGCTGTTCGCGTCCCCGGTCCGGGCCGTCTGGCTGGACATCCCGTCCCTGGTGGAGGCCGCCCGGCAGACCGCCGCGACCGGCGCCAGCGAGTTCTGCATCGTGGCCGCGGTGCGCGGGCCCGACCAGCGTCTGATGGACCAGATGCGGCAGGGCGTCAAGGCGATCAAGGAGGCGGTCGACATCCAGGTCGCCGCCAGCCTCGGCATGCTCACCCAGGAGCAGGTCGACGACCTGGTCGACATGGGCGTGCACCGCTACAACCACAACCTCGAGACCTGCAAGTCCTACTTCCCGAACGTGGTGACCACCCATTCGTGGGAGGAGCGCTGGTCCACGCTGACGATGGTCCGCGAGTCCGGCATGGAGGTCTGCTGCGGCGGCATCCTCGGCCTGGGCGAGACCGTCGAGCAGCGCGCCGAGTTCGCCGCGCAGCTGGCCGAGCTGGACCCGCACGAGGTCCCGCTGAACTTCTTGAACCCGCGCCCGGGCACCCCGCTCGGCGACCGCCCGGTGGTCGAGGGCAAGGACGCGCTGCGCGCGATCGCCGCCTTCCGGCTGGCCATGCCCAAGACCATCCTTCGGTACGCCGGCGGCCGCGAGATCACCCTCGGCGACCTGGGCACCCGGGAGGGTCTGCTCGGCGGCATCAACGCGGTGATCGTCGGCAACTACCTGACGACGCTGGGCCGCCCGGCAACCGCCGACCTGGAGCTGCTCCAGGACCTGAAGATGCCGGTCAAGTCGCTGTCCGCCACCTTCTGA
- a CDS encoding GNAT family N-acetyltransferase, whose amino-acid sequence MALWRVRATVDDRPGYLSVLTASLALKSINILAVQVHTTEAGAVDDFLVDAPEAMTEADLLAAVTKGRGRDAFVARAEAQGLADQPTRALALAGRLVHEPEALGETLVALLDATDVRWRPRPSAEAPGVHGGRMTLTDPAGGSYEVLRALPAFTPAEFARAQALVELAAGVTRHQRETVTLMLPDGAEVTVRPAGADDLPALRELHDHCSAGTLRRRYLGVAPGESRLRRLLEPAGGVTLLAVTPGGRAVATASLCAEGELGEIAILVEDDWQRRGLGTALLRRLRVHAERAGFAALVAHTAADNVAMLRTLRRLGHGPLERDGSLVSVTLPTAGQPVADETPATSS is encoded by the coding sequence ATGGCGTTGTGGCGTGTCCGGGCCACGGTCGACGACCGTCCCGGCTACCTGTCCGTGCTGACCGCGAGTCTCGCCCTGAAATCGATCAACATCCTGGCCGTCCAGGTGCACACCACCGAGGCCGGTGCGGTCGACGACTTCCTGGTCGACGCCCCGGAGGCGATGACCGAGGCGGATCTGCTGGCCGCGGTGACCAAGGGGCGCGGCCGGGACGCGTTCGTGGCCCGCGCCGAGGCACAGGGCCTGGCCGACCAGCCGACCCGCGCGCTGGCGCTGGCCGGCCGCCTGGTGCACGAGCCGGAGGCGCTGGGCGAGACCCTGGTCGCTCTGCTCGACGCGACCGACGTGCGCTGGCGCCCGCGGCCGTCCGCCGAGGCGCCCGGCGTGCACGGCGGCCGGATGACCCTGACCGACCCGGCCGGCGGGTCCTATGAGGTGCTCCGGGCGCTGCCCGCGTTCACCCCGGCCGAGTTCGCCCGGGCGCAGGCCCTGGTCGAGCTGGCCGCCGGCGTCACCCGCCACCAGCGGGAGACGGTCACCCTGATGCTGCCCGACGGCGCCGAGGTGACCGTGCGCCCGGCCGGCGCCGACGACCTGCCGGCCCTGCGTGAGCTGCACGACCACTGCTCGGCCGGCACCCTGCGCCGGCGTTACCTGGGCGTGGCGCCCGGCGAGTCCCGGCTGCGCCGCCTGCTCGAGCCGGCCGGCGGGGTCACCCTGCTCGCCGTCACGCCGGGCGGCCGCGCGGTGGCGACGGCCAGCCTGTGCGCCGAGGGTGAGCTGGGCGAGATCGCGATCCTGGTCGAGGACGACTGGCAGCGCCGCGGCCTGGGCACCGCCCTGCTGCGCCGGCTGCGCGTGCACGCCGAGCGGGCCGGGTTCGCCGCCCTGGTCGCGCACACCGCCGCGGACAACGTGGCGATGCTGCGCACCCTGCGCCGCCTCGGCCACGGCCCGCTGGAGCGCGACGGCTCCCTGGTCAGCGTCACCCTCCCGACGGCCGGTCAGCCGGTCGCCGACGAGACTCCCGCGACGTCGAGTTAG
- the bsaP gene encoding biotin synthase auxiliary protein BsaP has protein sequence MTYCDRCGEPAATGDHGACTAARELEPPRFCPDCRRRMKVQVVPTGWSATCVEHGIRHS, from the coding sequence TTGACGTACTGCGATCGGTGCGGCGAGCCCGCTGCCACGGGCGATCACGGCGCGTGCACAGCGGCCCGCGAGCTGGAGCCGCCGCGCTTCTGCCCGGACTGCCGCCGCCGGATGAAGGTGCAGGTGGTCCCCACCGGTTGGTCAGCGACCTGCGTCGAACACGGCATACGCCACAGCTGA
- a CDS encoding amino acid-binding protein codes for MLLRVRVTLPDRPGALGQVARTLGVAGADIVQVVVLERLGGRAVDDFTVVWPGAARVERLLAGLAAIPGVQVDGVWKAIGAPVNGGHDAELLAQIAANPADGLATLVDAVPGLLAADWAAAAVVPADWAARSGANGVGGGPRVTYASWRAPSPLHLPEVTPLRARPFAEPGGARYAVAPFGRGGLVLLVARTDEDDLPAAAFHVTEVDRVAQLVRAAAVILGDRLDAVTPATIAQV; via the coding sequence ATGTTGCTGCGGGTTCGAGTCACCCTGCCGGACCGTCCCGGCGCCCTCGGCCAGGTCGCGCGCACGCTGGGCGTGGCCGGCGCGGACATCGTGCAGGTCGTGGTGCTGGAGCGGCTCGGTGGGCGGGCGGTCGACGACTTCACCGTGGTCTGGCCGGGTGCGGCCCGGGTGGAGCGGCTGCTCGCCGGGCTGGCCGCGATCCCCGGGGTCCAGGTGGACGGGGTGTGGAAGGCGATCGGCGCCCCGGTCAACGGTGGGCACGACGCCGAGCTGCTGGCTCAGATCGCAGCGAACCCGGCGGACGGGCTGGCCACCCTGGTCGACGCGGTGCCCGGGCTGCTCGCCGCGGACTGGGCGGCGGCCGCCGTGGTCCCGGCCGACTGGGCGGCGCGCAGCGGCGCCAACGGGGTCGGCGGCGGGCCGCGGGTGACCTATGCCAGCTGGCGTGCCCCGTCGCCGCTGCACCTGCCCGAGGTGACGCCGCTGCGGGCCCGGCCGTTCGCCGAGCCGGGCGGCGCGCGGTACGCGGTCGCCCCGTTCGGCCGCGGCGGGCTGGTCCTGCTGGTCGCCCGCACCGACGAGGACGACCTGCCGGCCGCCGCGTTCCACGTCACCGAGGTGGACCGGGTGGCCCAGCTGGTGCGCGCCGCCGCAGTGATCCTGGGCGACCGGCTGGACGCCGTGACGCCCGCCACGATCGCCCAGGTGTGA